Proteins from one Streptomyces sp. NBC_00289 genomic window:
- a CDS encoding phosphotransferase, translated as MQKTASLRPRGRVVTDPMASLGGLLREWLPRQRWFAGKDRPVTELGLLSMTELYPGCLHLLVHAGHTGVPGPGGGPAGDCYQLLLGVREHLSPRLSRALVGRAQEGPLAGMAVYDALQDPRSAQLLLERLRHPGTVGPLSFECDPSVPVPSGLAPRLLDAEQSNSSLVFGDEFILKVFRRIQPGVNPDLEVPGALAGQGCRRVPAPVAWFRTAHPQEATLGVLQRYLPNASDGWTLALRALATGEDFTPQAHALGQATAEVHLALASAFPAGAHGDKGRTAATMTERLDAAAACVPALLPFVPGLRTAFGALAGCDAGPPAQRIHGDLHLGQVLWAGREWFVIDFEGEPSKPLSERRSAQSPVRDIAGMLRSFDYAARQRRPWRPEWARRCREAFCAGYAARAGWDPRKKHGLLRAYETDRAVYEVLYEARHRPDWLPVPMAAIERLAVRGD; from the coding sequence ATGCAGAAGACCGCATCGCTTCGCCCGAGGGGCAGGGTCGTCACCGACCCCATGGCCTCACTCGGCGGACTGCTGCGCGAGTGGCTGCCGCGGCAGCGCTGGTTCGCGGGCAAGGACCGCCCCGTCACGGAGCTCGGTCTGCTGTCGATGACCGAGCTGTATCCGGGCTGTCTGCATCTGCTGGTCCACGCGGGCCACACCGGCGTGCCCGGCCCCGGCGGCGGCCCGGCCGGCGACTGCTACCAGCTGCTGCTCGGCGTTCGGGAACACCTCTCGCCGCGCCTGTCCCGGGCGCTCGTCGGCCGGGCCCAGGAAGGACCGCTGGCCGGGATGGCGGTCTACGACGCGCTCCAGGACCCCCGTTCGGCGCAGCTGCTCCTGGAGCGGCTGCGCCATCCCGGCACGGTGGGTCCGCTGAGCTTCGAGTGCGATCCGTCGGTGCCGGTGCCGTCGGGGCTCGCGCCACGTCTGCTGGACGCCGAGCAGTCCAACTCCTCGCTGGTGTTCGGCGACGAGTTCATCCTGAAGGTCTTCCGGCGCATCCAGCCCGGCGTCAACCCCGATCTCGAGGTGCCGGGCGCGCTGGCCGGACAGGGGTGCCGGCGGGTGCCGGCGCCGGTGGCCTGGTTCCGTACGGCCCACCCGCAGGAGGCCACTCTCGGCGTCCTGCAGCGCTATCTGCCCAACGCGTCCGACGGCTGGACGCTGGCGCTGCGCGCGCTCGCCACGGGTGAGGACTTCACCCCGCAGGCCCACGCGTTGGGCCAGGCCACGGCAGAGGTGCACCTCGCGCTCGCCTCGGCTTTCCCGGCCGGCGCCCACGGCGACAAGGGGCGCACGGCGGCCACGATGACCGAGCGGCTGGACGCCGCCGCGGCGTGCGTACCGGCGCTGCTGCCGTTCGTGCCCGGGCTGCGGACCGCGTTCGGTGCCCTGGCGGGCTGCGATGCCGGCCCGCCCGCTCAGCGCATCCACGGTGACCTGCACCTCGGACAGGTGCTGTGGGCCGGACGTGAGTGGTTCGTCATCGACTTCGAGGGCGAACCGTCCAAACCGCTGAGCGAGCGCCGCAGTGCCCAGTCCCCGGTGCGGGACATCGCGGGCATGCTGCGCTCCTTCGACTACGCGGCCCGCCAGCGGCGGCCCTGGCGCCCTGAATGGGCGCGCCGCTGCCGGGAGGCCTTCTGCGCGGGCTATGCCGCCCGCGCGGGCTGGGACCCCCGTAAGAAGCACGGCCTGCTCCGGGCCTACGAGACGGACCGGGCCGTGTACGAGGTCCTGTACGAGGCCCGGCACCGTCCCGACTGGCTTCCCGTACCTATGGCGGCGATCGAGCGTCTCGCCGTGAGAGGAGACTGA
- a CDS encoding pep a2 has product MKTAVPCYYHLDVEVSFDRVGQVSRILAAHLRFWDLENLVQPVCHGAELLLKAIDEHATDKNTSIEMWWTGQHLITAIGDNNRTLRPDQELRACLERIAAMSDGWGCCATDTGSKVIWFSQRARAGERVPLVPTAPAPSLREGLQVPREVPVAQLADAPSTPDGVLVGAR; this is encoded by the coding sequence ATGAAGACCGCAGTGCCCTGCTACTACCACCTCGACGTGGAAGTCAGCTTTGACCGCGTCGGACAGGTCAGCCGCATTCTGGCCGCCCACCTTCGATTCTGGGACCTGGAGAACCTGGTCCAGCCCGTCTGCCATGGAGCCGAACTGCTGCTGAAGGCCATCGACGAACACGCGACGGACAAGAACACGTCCATCGAGATGTGGTGGACCGGCCAGCACCTCATCACCGCGATCGGGGACAACAACCGGACTCTGCGCCCGGACCAGGAACTGCGGGCCTGCCTGGAGCGCATCGCCGCGATGAGCGACGGCTGGGGCTGCTGCGCCACCGACACCGGCAGCAAGGTCATCTGGTTCTCGCAGCGGGCCCGCGCCGGCGAACGCGTCCCGCTGGTGCCGACGGCACCGGCGCCCAGCCTCCGCGAAGGGCTCCAAGTGCCCCGCGAGGTGCCGGTTGCCCAGCTCGCCGACGCGCCCAGTACGCCGGACGGCGTACTGGTGGGCGCCCGGTGA
- a CDS encoding glutamate--cysteine ligase: MRTVGVEEELLLVDPETGEPQARSAAVLARAELDDAEQGVFEKELHNQMLEFATHPQSGMPELRAEIIRCRKEAARHAGEIGCTVAALATSPLPVSPSVSTNRRYQWMAEHYGIATQEQLVLGCHVHVSVESDEEGVAVLDRIQPWLPVLTALSSNSPYWQGKDTSYSSYRSRVWQRWPSAGPTEPFRSAERYHRRVADMVATGVILDEGMIYFDARLSRTYPTVEIRVSDVCLHADTAVLIATLARGLVETAAREWRAGAEVPEHSVSLLRLSAWRAARSGLTAELLHPATMRRMPAETVVRALLDHVGDALTDSGDLDRAQDAFAGLLRHGNGARVQRELLERTGSLHDVVTECARQTQA; the protein is encoded by the coding sequence GTGCGCACTGTCGGAGTGGAGGAGGAGCTCCTCCTGGTCGACCCGGAGACCGGCGAGCCGCAGGCGCGGTCCGCCGCCGTGCTCGCCCGTGCCGAGCTGGACGACGCGGAGCAGGGTGTCTTCGAGAAGGAACTGCACAACCAGATGCTCGAGTTCGCCACCCACCCGCAGTCGGGCATGCCGGAGTTGCGCGCGGAGATCATCCGGTGCCGCAAGGAGGCGGCCCGGCACGCCGGGGAGATCGGCTGCACCGTGGCCGCGCTCGCCACGTCACCGCTGCCCGTCAGCCCCTCCGTCAGCACGAACCGGCGCTACCAGTGGATGGCGGAGCACTACGGCATCGCCACCCAGGAGCAACTCGTCCTCGGGTGTCATGTCCATGTGTCCGTCGAGTCCGACGAGGAGGGCGTCGCCGTCCTCGACCGGATCCAGCCCTGGCTCCCGGTGCTGACCGCGCTCAGCTCCAACTCCCCCTACTGGCAGGGCAAGGACACCAGTTACAGCAGCTATCGCAGCCGGGTGTGGCAGCGCTGGCCCTCGGCCGGTCCCACCGAGCCCTTCCGCTCGGCCGAGCGGTACCACCGGCGGGTCGCGGACATGGTGGCCACCGGAGTGATCCTCGACGAGGGAATGATCTACTTCGACGCCCGGCTCTCCCGTACGTACCCCACGGTGGAGATCCGGGTCTCGGACGTCTGTCTGCACGCGGACACCGCTGTGCTCATCGCCACCCTGGCACGCGGCCTCGTCGAGACCGCCGCCCGCGAGTGGCGGGCCGGCGCCGAGGTCCCGGAGCACAGTGTGAGCCTGCTGCGGCTGTCCGCCTGGCGGGCCGCCCGCTCGGGTCTGACCGCGGAACTGCTCCACCCGGCGACCATGCGGCGCATGCCCGCGGAGACGGTGGTGCGGGCCCTGCTGGACCACGTCGGGGACGCCCTCACCGACAGCGGCGACCTCGACCGCGCCCAGGACGCCTTCGCCGGCCTGCTGCGCCACGGAAACGGCGCGCGGGTCCAGCGCGAACTGCTGGAACGCACCGGCAGCCTGCACGACGTCGTCACCGAGTGCGCGCGCCAGACCCAGGCGTGA
- a CDS encoding DUF5133 domain-containing protein, whose protein sequence is MLLPAKTEVARQLRRYRAWERMMLAAPADRALRSTFEDSGYTLCVLMGKRCAREAADAAERYLRTTLSAYLREQDERPCPSAVVRRGPPVADRRSPAGR, encoded by the coding sequence ATGCTGCTACCGGCAAAAACCGAAGTCGCCCGGCAACTGCGGCGGTACCGGGCCTGGGAACGCATGATGCTCGCGGCTCCCGCCGACCGGGCTCTGCGGTCCACCTTCGAGGACTCGGGCTACACCCTCTGCGTGCTGATGGGCAAGCGGTGCGCGCGCGAGGCCGCGGACGCCGCCGAGCGGTATCTGCGCACCACACTGTCGGCCTATCTCCGGGAGCAGGACGAGCGGCCGTGTCCCAGTGCCGTGGTCCGGCGGGGCCCGCCGGTGGCCGACCGGCGTTCCCCCGCGGGGAGGTAA
- a CDS encoding alpha-1,4-glucan--maltose-1-phosphate maltosyltransferase: MSSTPIGRIPVRDVRPAVECGRRPAKAVVDETFLVTATVFREGHDAVAANVVLTDPEGTHGPWTPMRELAPGSDRWGAEITPHAAGRWTYRVEAWGDPVATWRHVARIKVPAGIDTGLVLEDGAELYDRAAAGVPKGASRAVVVAAAETLRDDTLPVATRLAAALTPEVDAVLARYPLREHVSASETRELLVERERALYGAWYEFFPRSEGTLEQPHGTLRTAARRLPAIAGMGFDVVYLPPIHPIGTTFRKGRNNTLSAGVEDVGVPWAIGSPEGGHDAVHPRLGTIEDFDWFVSRARGLGLEVALDFALQCSPDHPWVHKHPEWFHHRADGSIAYAENPPKKYQDIYPIAFDADMDGLVAETVRVLRYWMGHGVRIFRVDNPHTKPVVFWERVIAEINGADPDVVFLAEAFTRPAMMHTLAQIGFQQSYTYFTWRNSKQELTEYLTELSGEAAAYMRPNFFVNTPDILPGYLQHGGRPAFEVRAVLAATLSPTWGVYSGYELCENAPLREGGEEYLDSEKYQLKPRDWDAAERAGRTITPLITRLNSSRRRHPALRELRNIRFHRTDNDALIAYSKRSGTDTVVVVANLDPHHTQEGTVSLDMPQLGLDWHASMSVHDELTDETYRWGRANYVRLEPGRAPAHLLHVQASPASPQTGGSKAS; the protein is encoded by the coding sequence ATGAGTTCGACCCCGATCGGCCGTATCCCGGTGCGCGATGTCCGTCCGGCCGTGGAGTGCGGCAGACGTCCGGCGAAGGCGGTCGTCGACGAGACGTTCCTGGTCACGGCGACCGTGTTCCGGGAGGGCCACGACGCCGTCGCCGCCAACGTCGTGCTGACCGACCCCGAGGGCACCCACGGCCCCTGGACACCGATGCGGGAGCTCGCCCCGGGCAGCGACCGCTGGGGAGCGGAGATCACTCCGCACGCGGCGGGCCGCTGGACGTACCGCGTCGAGGCCTGGGGCGACCCGGTGGCCACCTGGCGCCATGTCGCCCGGATCAAGGTCCCGGCCGGCATCGACACCGGGCTGGTCCTGGAGGACGGCGCCGAACTGTACGACCGGGCGGCGGCGGGAGTCCCGAAGGGCGCCTCTCGCGCGGTGGTCGTGGCCGCCGCGGAGACCCTGCGCGACGACACGCTGCCGGTCGCGACCCGGCTGGCGGCGGCGTTGACGCCGGAGGTGGACGCGGTGCTGGCGCGGTATCCGCTGCGGGAGCATGTCAGTGCCTCCGAGACGCGGGAGCTGCTGGTGGAGCGGGAGCGGGCGCTGTACGGCGCCTGGTATGAGTTCTTCCCGCGTTCGGAGGGCACTCTCGAGCAGCCGCACGGCACGCTGCGTACCGCGGCCCGCCGGCTGCCGGCGATCGCCGGGATGGGTTTCGACGTCGTCTACCTGCCGCCGATCCATCCGATCGGCACGACGTTCCGCAAGGGCCGCAACAACACCCTGTCGGCCGGTGTGGAGGATGTCGGGGTGCCGTGGGCGATCGGCTCGCCGGAGGGCGGCCACGACGCGGTCCATCCGCGGCTGGGCACGATCGAGGACTTCGACTGGTTCGTCTCCCGGGCCCGCGGTCTGGGTCTGGAGGTGGCGCTGGACTTCGCGCTGCAGTGTTCCCCGGACCATCCCTGGGTGCACAAGCATCCGGAGTGGTTCCATCACCGTGCCGACGGCTCCATCGCGTATGCGGAGAACCCGCCGAAGAAGTACCAGGACATCTATCCGATCGCCTTCGACGCCGACATGGACGGGCTGGTCGCGGAGACGGTGCGGGTGCTGCGGTACTGGATGGGGCACGGGGTGCGGATCTTCCGGGTCGACAACCCGCACACCAAGCCGGTGGTGTTCTGGGAGCGGGTGATCGCGGAGATCAACGGCGCGGATCCGGACGTGGTGTTCCTGGCGGAGGCGTTCACCCGGCCGGCGATGATGCACACGCTGGCGCAGATCGGTTTCCAGCAGTCGTACACGTACTTCACCTGGCGCAACAGCAAGCAGGAGCTGACCGAGTACCTGACCGAGCTGTCGGGTGAGGCGGCCGCCTACATGCGGCCGAACTTCTTCGTGAACACGCCCGACATCCTGCCCGGCTACCTCCAGCACGGCGGCCGGCCCGCCTTCGAGGTCCGGGCCGTGCTGGCCGCCACCCTCTCCCCCACCTGGGGTGTCTACAGCGGCTACGAACTGTGCGAGAACGCCCCGCTGCGCGAGGGCGGCGAGGAATACCTCGACTCCGAGAAGTACCAGCTCAAACCCCGCGACTGGGACGCCGCCGAACGCGCCGGCCGCACCATCACCCCCCTCATCACCCGGCTGAACTCGAGCCGCAGGCGCCACCCCGCCCTGCGAGAGCTCAGGAACATCCGCTTCCACCGGACCGACAACGACGCGCTGATCGCGTACAGCAAGCGCTCGGGCACGGACACGGTGGTCGTGGTCGCCAACCTCGACCCTCACCACACCCAGGAGGGCACGGTCTCGTTGGACATGCCGCAACTCGGCCTGGACTGGCACGCATCGATGTCCGTACACGACGAACTCACGGACGAGACCTACCGCTGGGGCAGGGCCAACTACGTGCGGCTGGAGCCCGGCAGGGCGCCCGCGCACCTGCTCCACGTCCAGGCATCGCCCGCCTCGCCGCAGACAGGAGGGTCAAAGGCTTCATGA
- the treS gene encoding maltose alpha-D-glucosyltransferase, translating to MTVNEPVPDTFEDTPAKDRDPDWFKRAVFYEVLVRSFQDSNGDGVGDLKGLTAKLDYLQWLGIDCLWLPPFFKSPLRDGGYDVSDYTAVLPEFGDLADFVEFVDAAHHRGMRVIIDFVMNHTSDQHPWFQESRKDPDGPYGDFYMWAEDDKQYPDARIIFVDTEASNWTFDPVRKQYFFHRFFSHQPDLNYENPAVQEEILAALRFWLDLGIDGFRLDAVPYLYAAEGTNCENLPASHGFLKRVRREIDAMYPDTVLLAEANQWPEDVVDYFGDFEVGGDECHMAFHFPVMPRIFMAVRRESRYPVSEILAKTPAIPSGCQWGIFLRNHDELTLEMVTDEERDYMWAEYAKDPRMRANIGIRRRLAPLLDNDVNQIELFTALLLSLPGSPILYYGDEIGMGDNIWLGDRDAVRTPMQWTPDRNAGFSSCDPGRLYLPTIMDPVYGYQVTNVEASMSSPSSLLHWTRRMIEIRKQNHAFGLGSYTELPSSNPAVLAFLREHEDDLVLCVHNFSRFAQPTELDLRAYDGRHPVELIGGVRFPAIGELPYLLTLAGHGFYWFRLSRAAARVGRRA from the coding sequence ATGACCGTCAACGAGCCCGTCCCGGACACCTTCGAGGACACGCCCGCCAAGGACCGCGATCCCGACTGGTTCAAGCGCGCCGTCTTCTACGAGGTCCTGGTCCGCTCCTTCCAGGACAGCAACGGCGACGGGGTCGGTGACCTCAAGGGCCTGACCGCCAAGCTCGACTACCTGCAGTGGCTGGGCATCGACTGCCTGTGGCTGCCGCCCTTCTTCAAGTCACCCCTCCGGGACGGCGGCTACGACGTCTCGGACTACACCGCCGTCCTGCCCGAGTTCGGCGACCTCGCCGACTTCGTGGAGTTCGTCGACGCCGCCCACCACCGTGGCATGCGCGTCATCATCGACTTCGTCATGAACCACACCAGCGACCAGCACCCGTGGTTCCAGGAGTCCAGGAAGGACCCCGACGGGCCCTACGGCGACTTCTACATGTGGGCCGAGGACGACAAGCAGTACCCGGACGCCCGGATCATCTTCGTCGACACCGAGGCCTCCAACTGGACCTTCGACCCGGTCCGCAAGCAGTACTTCTTCCACCGCTTCTTCTCCCACCAGCCGGACCTCAACTACGAGAACCCGGCCGTCCAGGAGGAGATCCTGGCCGCGCTGCGGTTCTGGCTGGACCTCGGCATCGACGGCTTCCGGCTCGACGCCGTGCCCTATCTGTACGCCGCCGAGGGCACCAACTGCGAGAACCTGCCGGCCTCCCACGGGTTCCTCAAGCGGGTGCGCCGCGAGATCGACGCCATGTATCCGGACACGGTGCTGCTGGCGGAGGCGAACCAGTGGCCCGAGGACGTCGTCGACTACTTCGGCGACTTCGAGGTCGGCGGCGACGAGTGCCACATGGCCTTCCACTTCCCCGTCATGCCACGCATCTTCATGGCCGTACGGCGCGAGTCGCGCTACCCCGTCTCCGAGATCCTCGCCAAGACCCCCGCCATCCCCTCCGGCTGCCAGTGGGGCATCTTCCTGCGCAACCACGACGAGCTGACCCTGGAGATGGTCACCGACGAGGAACGCGACTACATGTGGGCCGAGTACGCCAAGGACCCCCGCATGCGCGCCAACATCGGCATCCGCCGGCGCCTCGCCCCGCTCCTGGACAACGACGTGAACCAGATCGAGCTGTTCACCGCGCTGCTGCTGTCCCTGCCCGGCTCGCCGATCCTCTACTACGGCGACGAGATCGGCATGGGCGACAACATCTGGCTCGGCGACCGCGACGCCGTCCGCACCCCCATGCAGTGGACCCCCGACCGCAACGCCGGCTTCTCCTCCTGCGACCCCGGACGGCTCTACCTCCCCACCATCATGGACCCGGTCTACGGCTACCAGGTCACCAACGTCGAAGCCTCCATGTCCTCGCCCTCCTCGCTCCTGCACTGGACCCGGCGCATGATCGAGATCCGCAAACAGAACCACGCCTTCGGCCTCGGCTCCTACACCGAACTGCCCTCCTCCAACCCCGCCGTCCTCGCCTTCCTGCGCGAGCACGAGGACGACCTGGTCCTGTGCGTGCACAACTTCTCCCGGTTCGCACAGCCCACCGAACTGGACCTGCGGGCCTACGACGGGCGGCATCCGGTCGAACTCATCGGCGGGGTCCGGTTCCCCGCCATCGGTGAACTGCCCTACCTCCTGACCCTCGCGGGCCACGGCTTCTACTGGTTCCGGCTCTCCCGAGCCGCCGCCCGCGTCGGCAGACGTGCCTGA
- the glgB gene encoding 1,4-alpha-glucan branching enzyme, whose translation MALHDTSLPEDTSPPEPSGPLPPGPRPRGSAPPLDAADRARLLSGSHHDPHALLGAHPVPGGIAVRALRPWADAVGVVVDGMQTALVSEGDGLFTGVLPLDAIPAYTLLVSYPGGEHEVHDPYRFLPALGELDLHLVGEGRHEQLWKALGAEPMIHQGVTGTRFTVWAPNARGVRVAGDFTFWDGTAFPMRSLGSSGVWELFLPGVGEGARYKFEITSRHGGRFLKADPMARRTEVPPATASVVTVSRYEWTDEEWLAHRADVPVHEAPFSVYEIHLPSWRPGLTYRQLAEKLPAYVRDLGFTHVELMPVAEHPFGGSWGYQVTGFYAPTARLGDPDDFKYLVDALHRAGIGVLMDWVPAHFPKDDWALARFDGDPLYEPGDSRRAEHPDWGTYEFDLGRTEVRNFLVANAVYWCEEFHIDGLRVDAVASMLYLDYSRDSGQWSPNVFGGREDLAAVAFLQEMNATVYRRAPGVVTIAEESTAWDGVTRPTDSGGLGFGLKWNMGWMHDSLEYIQKEPVHRKYHHDEMTFSMVYAYSENYVLPISHDEVVHGKQALVSKMPGDWWQRRANHRAYLAFMWAHPGKQLLFMGQEFAQGAEWSEAQGPEWWLLDPAYEAEADHRGIRDLVRDLNTVYRGAPALWQRDTDPGGFRWVVGDAAEDNVFAFLRFDAEGTPLLSVSNLSPVVRHDYALHVGDDVPAWQEALNTDAARYGGSDITLPGPVLPEDGRLRLTLPPLATIWLTPAGRRPPM comes from the coding sequence GTGGCCCTGCACGACACTTCACTGCCCGAGGACACCTCGCCGCCCGAGCCCTCCGGCCCGCTTCCCCCCGGACCGCGTCCGCGCGGGAGCGCGCCTCCCCTGGACGCGGCCGACCGTGCGCGGCTGTTGTCGGGTTCCCATCACGATCCGCACGCTCTGCTCGGCGCCCATCCGGTTCCCGGCGGGATCGCGGTCCGGGCGCTGCGGCCCTGGGCCGACGCGGTCGGTGTCGTGGTCGACGGGATGCAGACCGCCCTCGTCTCCGAGGGAGACGGTCTCTTCACCGGTGTGCTGCCGCTCGACGCCATCCCCGCGTACACCCTGCTGGTGTCGTATCCGGGCGGGGAACACGAGGTGCACGACCCGTACCGCTTCCTGCCCGCCCTCGGCGAACTGGATCTCCACCTGGTCGGCGAGGGCCGGCACGAACAGCTGTGGAAGGCGCTCGGCGCCGAGCCGATGATCCACCAGGGCGTGACCGGCACCCGGTTCACCGTGTGGGCGCCGAACGCGCGGGGCGTCCGGGTCGCCGGCGACTTCACCTTCTGGGACGGTACGGCGTTCCCGATGCGGTCCCTCGGTTCGTCGGGGGTGTGGGAGCTGTTCCTGCCGGGTGTCGGCGAGGGCGCCCGGTACAAGTTCGAGATCACCTCCCGGCACGGCGGCCGGTTCCTCAAGGCCGACCCGATGGCGCGTCGCACCGAGGTGCCGCCCGCGACCGCGTCCGTCGTGACCGTCTCGCGATACGAGTGGACCGACGAGGAGTGGCTGGCACACCGGGCGGACGTACCCGTCCACGAGGCCCCCTTCTCGGTCTACGAGATCCATCTCCCCTCCTGGCGGCCGGGGCTCACGTACCGGCAGCTGGCGGAGAAACTGCCCGCGTACGTACGGGATCTGGGCTTCACGCATGTGGAGCTGATGCCGGTCGCCGAGCACCCCTTCGGCGGCTCCTGGGGCTACCAGGTCACCGGGTTCTACGCCCCCACCGCACGGCTCGGCGACCCCGACGACTTCAAATACCTCGTCGACGCCCTCCACCGGGCCGGCATCGGCGTGCTCATGGACTGGGTGCCCGCCCACTTCCCGAAGGACGACTGGGCGCTCGCCCGGTTCGACGGGGACCCGCTGTACGAACCCGGGGACTCGCGCCGCGCCGAGCACCCGGACTGGGGCACCTACGAGTTCGACCTCGGGCGCACCGAGGTGCGCAACTTCCTGGTCGCCAACGCCGTGTACTGGTGCGAGGAGTTCCACATCGACGGCCTGCGCGTGGACGCCGTCGCCTCCATGCTCTACCTCGACTACTCGCGTGACTCCGGGCAGTGGTCCCCCAACGTGTTCGGGGGGCGTGAGGACCTGGCCGCGGTGGCGTTCCTCCAGGAGATGAACGCGACCGTGTACCGGCGGGCTCCGGGCGTCGTGACGATCGCCGAGGAGTCCACCGCCTGGGACGGGGTGACCCGGCCCACGGACAGCGGGGGCCTCGGCTTCGGGCTGAAGTGGAACATGGGCTGGATGCACGACTCGCTGGAGTACATCCAGAAGGAACCGGTGCACCGCAAGTACCACCACGACGAGATGACCTTCTCGATGGTGTACGCCTACAGCGAGAACTACGTCCTGCCGATCTCGCACGACGAGGTCGTGCACGGCAAGCAGGCACTGGTGTCGAAGATGCCGGGTGACTGGTGGCAGCGACGCGCCAACCACCGCGCCTACCTGGCGTTCATGTGGGCCCATCCCGGCAAGCAACTCCTCTTCATGGGACAGGAGTTCGCCCAGGGCGCCGAGTGGTCCGAGGCGCAGGGCCCCGAGTGGTGGCTGCTCGACCCCGCCTACGAGGCGGAGGCGGACCACCGCGGGATCCGCGACCTCGTGCGCGACCTCAACACCGTCTACCGGGGCGCCCCGGCGCTGTGGCAGCGCGACACCGACCCGGGCGGCTTCCGCTGGGTGGTCGGCGACGCGGCCGAGGACAACGTCTTCGCGTTCCTGCGCTTCGACGCCGAGGGCACCCCTCTCCTGTCGGTCTCCAACCTCTCCCCCGTCGTCCGCCACGACTACGCCCTCCACGTCGGCGACGACGTCCCGGCCTGGCAGGAGGCCCTCAACACCGACGCGGCACGCTACGGCGGCAGCGACATCACCCTGCCCGGCCCCGTCCTCCCCGAGGACGGACGTCTCCGGCTCACGCTGCCGCCGCTCGCGACGATCTGGCTGACACCGGCCGGCCGGCGCCCGCCCATGTGA